Within the Miscanthus floridulus cultivar M001 chromosome 2, ASM1932011v1, whole genome shotgun sequence genome, the region ACTTCACTTAACAAACAATTCCACGCGACAAAAAAAACATCCAGTGAATGTGAAGATATCCTTGGTTCTGAGAGgagctgcactgcactgcacatcATTGGACTTTGAACCTGCCGGACCACAATTTCGAGTAGTACCTCCTCCAAGTCAGAGAAGTGCAGAGGCGGACATGGACCTGGCTGGCACCGTCCGGTCAAGCCCGGTGATTGGAACTCAGAACTTGGAGTCAGTTTTAGGAGCTTTTATAAGGCTATTAAAACATCTTAAAAAAGTGTTTGGTTCCATCTTCTAAAACTGACTAAAAGCAATAAATACACTAGCAAATAGACCATGCAGCCCTCCTCTTTAGAAGCTTTTAGTGGGTAGGACAATAAAGGAGGGGCAGTGAGGATTTAGGATGGACTTTAGGAGCTTTTAGGAGGGAGCGGAGCTCCTAAAGTTTTTGACTTTTCCTAAAGTTTTTAGAAGCTTTTAAGAGGAGATGTTTGATTCTTTAGGCAAATTTTATTCAGATTTTAGCTCCTAAATTTTTTAGGAGGagtaaccaaacagggcctaagcacaagtttaattaagtttaatagatttatctcgtaaattagttttataattattctacatttaatactctatacatgcatcaaatattcgatgggaccGGAACTAAATTTTAGCCGGCGGAACCAAACACCCTAGGTATACTAATCCCTCGTCCCTGCCACCCTCACGACATCACGAATTCAGTCGAAGCGTAACCAGCGGTATCTTGACCAACAACACGCCGAGGTCATTCAGAAAAACAATAACCAAGTACAGTACACTTGTATTAGTAGAGTGATTAGCAGACGCACTCCTACAGGAATAGGAGCACCTTTCTTGACCAACAGCAAGCCGAGGTCATTCAGAAAAACAATATTAACCAAGTACAGTACAGTATACTCCTAGTATAGTTGCAGCGTGTTCGCTcagtcgtatttggcttataaactATGTTTTATCagctaataaatagtatttttctctcacgtcaAATCAGCCAACGACCCTGAGTTATAGATCAAACAATCTCAAACGAACACAACGTAGAGTGATTAGCAGTCGAGTGAAACGAGAGAATCTCACTCTGTGTCGGTGTGTGAGCGAGACTGAGCAGAAAATTGCATATAAACAATGGGCTTCGTAGATTTGGGACTTCAAATATTGACTTTGTAAAAATGAGTCTCCATACTCTTGATTTCCTTGCTATTTGGTGTATTTCGTCTTTTTTTTATTCCAAATACGTGTATTTTCCGTCGTTTCGTCTGCACGCCGCCGCCCGCCCGATCCCTTCCTCGACGCGCCGCCCATGGAGGACTTCGACTCGCCGCCGCCGGATCCTGAAGGGCCGCCGGCGTCTGGCATACCCGGGCCGGCCGCGCCAGCCGTCCTCTGGCCTCGCCCCGCCGCCCTCAGGCCTGGCCGCGCCGTGCCAGTGCTGCCGCGACACGCGAAGACGAAGACAACGGCGGGGTTGCCTGTGCCTGTGCCTGAGACTGAGAGTAAGAACTCGTTCTATCTGCCGCGATGCCGACCTCGCGGAGAGACGAGACGATGAGCCTCTCCTTGGGCAACGCGAGCCTTGCCGTTCCGGCCGCTGGCGCCGGAGCCTTTGTCGCGCTCAGCGACCTCCTGCTCATCCACGCGCGGAACGAGCCAAAGTGCCAAACGGCACCGACGACGAGCGCAACCTTGGCCGCCTGCTGTTGGCGTCCTGCTGCCCGCGCCTGCGACGCCTCCATCTCCAGCACATCGCGGGGCTCTCCGCGCTCCACTGCGCTGCCCCGCAACGCTCGAGGAGCTCCAGCCAAATACATGTACACAGCTTAAAAAAGAGATGAAATACGCGTAAAGTGTGCACGTTTGGAGACTCATTTTTATGATGTCGATGTTCGGAGTCCCAAATAATCCCATATATGCAATCTTCtagtcaaaaaaaaaagaaaaatgcaatTTTCTCGACCGTGAGAGGGGGAGCGAGAGAGACAGAGAGCGCGCCACTTTAAAGCACCACCAGCCACCTCGCTCGTCTtccaccgcctcctcctgcaCTAGTGCACTTCCACGGCCAGCCAGCTCCGGCGACCGAAACATATACTGATGGCTCTTTAGCAGGTTCCTCCGGTCCGATCCACCTCCAGCTTCCGGCGTACCAAGAAAGGACAGGTGGCAGAAACAGCGGGTCGATCAGCCTGACAGCCATTATGGGGGAAGCACAGGAGGGCTGCTCGGCCGGCTGCTCCTTCTCCCTCATGTGCCTGGAGGACGGCGCCGACCTCGACGCCGCCGCTGGCTCCGCGGAGAGCGCCGATGACGCCGGCAGGCTGGCCGCCTTTCTTTACAGCGACGCCGGGGAGGAGGACCAGGAGGAGTACATGGACCACCTCGTGTCCAAGGAGAGCAGCTTCTGCTGCTCCCCTTGCTCTTCCTCCTCGCCCTCGCCCGTCTTCTGCGACATCGCCGGCGCCGAGCCGTGCCTTTCGTCCACGGCATCACCCGACGACTGGTTCCGTTGCGCGCGCCGCGCCACCGTCGAGTGGATCTTTGAGGTGATCGTTGATCGATCGATCGAGCCATCCGTCTTTAATAATCTTCCATTTCTCTGACCGCCGCCGGCCGGCGCCATTTGCAGACGCGGGCTTACTTCGGCTTCTCCCACCGCACGGCGTACCTGGCCATCTCCTACATGGACCGCTTCTGCCTCCACCGCTGCATGGACGTGCGTcgtccatccatccatcccatcGATGATCGATTTCACTGACGACGACGCCGATTAACTGACGCGGCGGTACGGTGTGCGTGCAGAGGTCAGTGATGCCCTGGGCGGCGCGGCTGCTGGCGGTGGCGTGCGTGTCCCTGGCGGCCAAGATGGAGGAGTACCGCGCGCCGGCGCTGTCCGAGTTCCGTGCCGACGACGAGTACGACTTCAGCAGCGTCTGCATCCGGCGCATGGAGCTGCTGGTGCTGTCCACGCTGGGGTGGCGCATGGGCGACGTCACGCCGCTGGACTACCTCCCCTGCCTCTCCTCCAGGCTACCacgagatggcggcggcggcggcggcggcctcgtgGCCGCCAAGGCCGCCGCCCTCATCTTCTCCGCCGCGGAATGTAAGCCAATTGCTGCCCAACCGCATTGGCGTCCATCTCGTGCGCATGCCTGGGAATCTGACTATAATGCGTCCGTGTCCGTGCTCTGTTCTTGCAGCTGCGAGCGTGCTTGACTACCGGCCGTCCACCGTGGCCGTCGCCGCCGTCCTGGCGGCGGCCCACGGCGCCATGGCAAAGGAGGCGCTGGAGTCAAAGATGAGCAGCCTGTCTCCGTCCTGCCTGCTCGACAAGGTCAGTGCACGCACGCACTCTGTATCCGACACGTCTTGAACTCATGAAACCTCACATCATTTGTGCAATTTCTCCCGGTGATCAATCAGGACGACGTGCACGCCTGCTACAGCACGATGCTGAGcgagagctcgtcggcgacgccGAGCAAGCTGGCGGCCAAGAGACCGCCGCCACCCACCAGCTCCGGCTCGACGACTTTCTCATCCGTCGACGCGGCCTCCTCGTTGGAGGCCGCGGCGGACAGCAACAAGAGGTCGCGGCTGGAGCTGCCGGCCGTCGTCGGCGCATGAGAAGCACCGCCGGGAAACGACCGTTTTTTTGCCGGTTGTCCTGTGCTGTGCCGACTGCCGAGGGCCGGGACCAATCTTCTTCACttttgttgtcaaaaaaaaaaatcttcttcACTTCAAAAAAAGaatgtagttttttttttcttcttccagCTTTGACTTTTCAGTTGTTTGATTGATCACGCGGCGCGCGCACTGCTGGAGAAACGGTGACTAGCAGTGCCGAGGTGTTCGAGATGGAGAGGTTTGGCTTGGCTCCCTGTGAGTGACTTGTGAGAGTGAAGATGGCGAGAGAGGatgaagaaaaaacaaaagaagaTGACAAAAAGTCTCGAGCTTTCCTGAGGAGACGAGAGAAAATCCCGAGTGCGACTGCGCGTGTGCCCACAACCACGACGCAGCACGGCAGCAGGCAGCACAAGGCGGTGAGCtccaccaccactaccacacggGATGGGAAGCCCGAAGCCGCGCGCACCGCGCTGCAGCAGTAGGCCCGCCGGCGCCGGCCATTCTGCTGCTGCTGGCCGGCCGGCTAGTTGATCTCCATGGTGCTGGTGGTGGTAGCTGCAGCGTCGCAAGCGAGCGCCATGGCCCATGCCTGCCGAAAGTGGATGTGTACATGCCCTGTGCGTGAAGACGGTGACCGAGGGGTGGTTTCCTCCTCGCAGACCTGTACCGCGCTTTACCACGTGATTCTCTTGCTCTttctcgctgctgctgctgctaggttGCTTGCTACTAGTACTTGTGGTGTTACTGCACTGTCTTGATCTGTAACGAGTTGTAACTGTAACCCTACATGGCTCTGAGAATTGAGACGCATTGGGTATCAGAATTCAGACTTGCCTTGCTTATGTAACGAGTCTGGTCACCGTCCTCTGCTACATCTGGGGTCTGAGCTACTAGGGGTCGATGGTGCTCCATGCTACTACAGCATCAGCTGGGCAGTGCCGTCCAGCTCAGAACTCAGGACCTTTCTCGCATCCTCCTTTCGTTGAGCAGATGGCAGCCAGTATCCAAAGCGGCTTTTCTGCAACCTGGGTCTGCCATGTTTGGTTGATCAGTGATCATCATGCTGTTACATGCGATGGTTGGTCGCAATGCAACCTTCAGATGAACAGTGGAGCAGCAAGGCTTTTCAATGTACTTTCGGTATCTCTGGGGACGGCGCCCGCTCACGTGGGGGAAACAATGCAAAGAATGAACCCATCGTCCGCAGTGGATGATCAAGTTACTGTTGGAAAAAATAGGGAATTCAAGCTGTTCTGCTAGGCTGTCTTTTCCTTTGCGAACTGTGGATATTCATTCATTAAGCCAAACAGGTTACAGGGCTTGGCAGCTCTAGTGTCTCTTTGAAAGTTGACATGTGCCAAGCGCATTGAACAGGAGTACAGGACCATTCGCCATCCTCCCTCTAGGCGTCATCTCGATCCTTTCCATTCTTAAGGATGGGATTACTCTCTTGTTTTCACAAACACCAAATCTCCCAACCAACTCACATTATTTCTATGCAATGTTGCACCCATCTTGATAGAGCATCATACTTGTTGTTTTCCATTGTGTAGATCCTTGAGCGGTGTTTGGACTTGTCCAACGCATTGTCCTTTGCATCAAAGTTATTGCTAACCCTTCACCATTTTTGCCATCTTGAATCTGGGTTAGCCTTGCTATCACAATTAGGTCCACATTGAATACTGTTTCTTcattgatttgaatttggcttcACTTTACTTTATGTAACAACAATCATGTTACCAAGTCAACTCACCCAAAATATATTCCTTCATGTTCAAACCCCTTGGCCATGCATATTTCCTCAAATATTGCAATATAAACAAGTATTGATGCACTTTTCAATCTCTCTCTTGTTTTGTACAACAGTGCAAGTAAATAATCATTAAGACCATTCCGTACAATTTTAACCTTGCatctacttttttttttctatgtCATCTCTTCCGTTTATGCATTTTCAAGGGACATTTTCTTGTTTTCACACTATTTGAGACCGCTAGGTCTCCATAAATTACCCGCTCATACACTTGTTCATTATTCATTCACAATGTCTTCATGGACTAACTAACTGCTCATACACTTGTTAAAATTGTTATTTCCTCATATCAGATCCCTAGATGTAGTTCTAGATTGGCATGTTACTTCATTGACTCAGGCAATGTCGGGCATGCCATTCCTGATCAAATCTTACACTAACTACAATCATGTTAACTTCAGTCCCACGGGCGGTCGACACTCAACCTAAATAACTGATTTGACATGGTCAGTATTCACTACTATGTTGTTCCCAAAATAATGCAATTTTAGGTTTGATAGAAGTCAGACTACCTTAAATTTTACTAAGTTTATCAACATTTATGACTCTAACTAGTAACTAGGTATATAATGAAGATgtgtttcataattaatctaatgatacttattttgtataatAAATATCAATACTTTTTGTATAAATTTGGTTACAGTTAAGATGGTTTGACTTACAACAAAGATAGGACTGCATTCTTTTTGAGGAGGATGGAGTAAATTTCAAAATGTACGTTTTTAAAATATGAAGGTGGATGGTGATGGTGTAGAACAAATTCATTTTTGATGTCCCGTGCAGGATGTGGAACTAGGATGCAGGCGTCGTGGGACACCAGCCCAGCAATGCTAGACAAGAGGAGCTAGCCGACCCCTACACCTCCTCTTCTCCGCCTTCACACCACAAAATGCGACCCTCGAATCATCGgtccctttttttttttgcgaggattCATCAGTCCCTTGAATAGTGAGTTGATGGTGTTGTTGGCAACTAAAATTGGCACATATACCTGATACCTGGCAACGTCCGTTTGCAAGCTATATATGATGTGCTCACATGACGTCGTGTTTTAATGTCAATAGGTACTATGTTAGAATAGAAGCAAATGGAATAGAGCAACGATAAGCAATTTTAATTAGGTCTGGCCTCAAGTTGATCTATGAAATTATGACGATTATATATCCTAAAATTActtgatcatgtagtagcaaagttTGATGGACTAATTACAAAGTTCAAAAAAGAAGACTAGTTAGCTCTAAACTTTGTGCTAGAAAACTTTTTTTTTAGCAAACATGGCTTAGCAGTTAGCACCTCTCTCCGTTCATAAGGATGTAATTCTCTCTTTTTTAAAGTCAAACGATTTGAAGTTTTACAAAAGTTATATAAAAaggtactaacatttatgatatataCAAAACAAGTACCAAAATTAACTGTAATATTTTCACAATAAACCTAGctagagacataaatgttaataccaTTCACTATAAACTTGACCAAAGTTAAGCTACTTTAACTTACATAAATCCTATAGTTGCATTCTATTGTGGATGGGGAATTatatatttcattaagaggataaTAGAAAACTAACCCTTACACTTAACATCGTAAAAACCAAAAGGTATtgtacttttttttttgcaaggaAAAGGTATCGTACTATATGGCTTTGGAACGCCAATAAGTGGCCGACAATGGTACGTTTTGATGATTTTGGTGTATCTGGACACCTCATAAAACCTGATTCTGTTTCTTAAAAaggacaggaggaaagaaaagatacCGCGGCCAGCCGGCCAATGCTCAAACAAAAGAGTAACTAACATATAAGTACTGTACAACCTTAATCTGATCGAGTGAACACTGACGGCGTGCATTATTTAACTACATACTCAAAGGACACCAAATACTACATCTAAAAGTTACAAGTGGAATATACTATTGTCTGTTCTGAATCTGAATTAGGATTGATTATGAGAGATAGATATGGTGATCGGAAGGAACAATAGTTTAAGCAAAAAGATAATTATATAATATGTAGCTGCTCAGTCACCAATGCAGTGGGAAAACAACAACCACCTNNNNNNNNNNNNNNNNNNNNNNNNNNNNNNNNNNNNNNNNNNNNNNNNNNNNNNNNNNNNNNNNNNNNNNNNNNNNNNNNNNNNNNNNNNNNNNNNNNNNAGTAGGGCGCGAAGACGCATCCCTGCGTGCACTTGCGCCGCAGCAGCTTGCACGCGGCGCAAGGCGAGTTAGACGACGACATCGTCCTGACTCGCCGCCTCCAGCGGGACGGctccttcgattcctcctccttctcctccgccTGTATCCGCTGAGACATACATATACGTAGAAATGAGTACTGGGGCGATCGAGATCGATGGAGCCCTGACCACTGTGTCGGATCGATGAGCCAACATGAGGCGCCGCATGTCGTATGGATCCAGGAAAGGAAGAGAGGGGGGGATTTGGACGGATTATTCCGCGGGACTCGCTAGGGCACGCACACGCGCATGATTCTTACCGAGGGACGACGACGAAGAAGGGATCACTTCATGGCCGGAGGGATCTCTACTCTCCACGACGCGCGCGCGGCAGTGCAGGAGGCGGCAGGGGCGGCGAGCGAGGCGGACGCGGTGAGAGAGAGATGCGTGATCTGGAATTCTGGGCGGTCCAGAGCGCTCCAGGAGCTGGGGTCGTTCGTGGGGAAGACGGAAGAAGGGGGAATAGAGGACCGACTGATGGATCGACCACACGGACGTGTGGGCCCGGGGTAGTTGAGGTTACGAACTAGCCATTCAAAATGCTGGCCGTACAATACCAAGTTTATAGGCCGGCAACTCAACTGAACTGATCGTGGAAGTTAAATCACAACAGCCCGGTGAACAAATGACGCTATTTTTAAGTAAGTTGTCTTAATAAGTCAAACTTTTCTAGATTATTTGATTGGATTTATAGAAAAGAACGACGTCAAGATTTATGATactattagtattattagatacacCATAAAATACATTTTCATGATAGACTTATTATTTGATGCCATATATATTTGTgtttttttctataatttttgtCAAACATAAAAAAGGTTTAACTTAGAATAACTTATTATTTGATGCCATATATATTTGTgtttttttctataatttttgtCAAACATAAAAAAGGTTTAACTTAGAATAACTTTAGCATTTGATTTATTCAGAGACCGAGGAGATACAACTATACAAATAATATCGCGAGTAACATGTTTCTTTGTTTCTATATTTCTATATGAATAAAATATAAATTTCAGGGCTAGATTTGGAATATTATTGTTTATTGGTGACATCATTTTCAGACGAAACAACTATTTTCTCATCTGTATGAagtgtttttttttatatttatagCATTAAGTTGGCATATATCCAATTATATATATCGTTTATTTTCCATGTTGTTGCTTTTGCTCACAAAAGATTATTATATACTGCTTAAAATTGTTGTTCTATCCCATATATGTATTAGTCTGACACGCATGGTTTGAATTTTCTGATATGCAAGCCCACTGGACCAATAATATTGGCTTTTACCTTACATGTACCATTCTTGCATACCATTAGAATTGGCATACCAATAATATTGACGGcgacatcgtcatgagggtgggaggaggcaagaagcatgggcggtacctcatcggcaacagcacgctcgacccgcacaccactcccactctctcacaggtccggacaagcagcacgagcggtagcgtgcccatacgcccaaggcaggacacttcgacgcatcgtgtggcagcactacaggttatttctgttttattcgtcgttcattggttttacattcctcgaaattgcttgtaacaatgcggtgaaaaattataggctcaggtgcatgcgctcgaggagcataaggctagggtggaggaagaacgacagagggagcgggaggccgagcgacagaggtaggaggccgagcgggcgaggtttgacgccttggctcagtacgtggcaagtcttggcgtcacgatgggtcgtccagcgccactagagctgttcgctcctccaccgccttacccatacccaccttactcatacgtgagttcaacttctctaacaaaagctctttactgtgcatgtcggccatcgtgccgttgatatgtgataggaggccttcgtgccgtttatatatatgtgtgccggccatcgtgccgttgatatgtggtgggcggccatcgtgccgttggttttcttgcaggttttggaaacctcaccgtgcaggggaggtgctgccgaaattttgatgtgtctaggcttagattataattttatacctagttctacaaattttgacttgtctacgcttagattacaattatatgccttagtattactataattactaatttttcttctcatttgtgcagaatcaatcggcgggttcgaatgatgTGCCTGAGCAGCCGTCGTCGGGAGGGTCGTGGCACCAACCGTATCCACAACTTCCGCCGCATCAGCAGCCGCCGGGAGGGTCGGGGTACTAGCCGTATCCACACcgtccgccgcagcagcagccgccgtcgggagggtgggagccttgggagtgagcctgttgttcttcatcatgtattagcactttgtgacatgaacttagcactttgagatggacatgtgttgttggatttgagatgtttagatggattataatgtgagacatgtgatgtggatgacatatttgtgatatatgtgatgtggatgatgtgttatatttgtgaaatatgtgtcgttgaagctggaaatataaacaaaataagaaaaagctctctggactctttgccgagagctaggctctcggcaaatattcctctttgccgagagcttggtggtcggctctcggcaaaccttcgtTCATCCTCGATGTACTGAACCCTTGaatatgcctctttgccgagagcctagctctcggcaaatatgtctctttgccgagagcctagctCTCGGTAAATCTTCctatttgccgagagcttggtggtCGACTCTCGGCAAACCTTTTTTTTGAAAACCACCTCGGCCGCacatcttttttttttacaattctttgccgacggtcgctctcggcaaagaagttctttgctgacggtcgctctcggcaaagaagccccTCACACCGTTACCTACCGTCTGGCCGTTACTATTGCGCAccagtttgccgagagctattGTTGCCGAGAGCCTTTACATTACTCTCGGTAAATGTTTTGCCGAAAGGGGCTCTCGGTAAAGAATCCTTTGCCGGTAGATGTTTTGCcgacggctctttgccgagagctgctctcggcaaatagtttgccgagcgtcagatcgtctttgccgagagcatcgggctctcggcaaagttacTGTTTACGGTAGTGCATGCCTATGCTGACTTTTCTCCTATGAGCGCCATGATAGGCTAAGAGCTGAGCTAAACCTTGCCATTAAATGGATTGACACATAAGTAAGGTTTTACATCCAAAGATTTTGTGCAATACAATATATATTAGAGGTAACCAGGTACGGACAAAAGAGAAACAACATTATAGAAGACTATGTTGAACAATTTGAAGTTGTTTGGACATGTCCCCAAGACCGGAGTTCATCCTTGAAGCTGCCCAGTGCCACTACTTGTGCCGATTTGCCCTAATTAGTAATCCTGACTATATATATTAGTCTACCTCAACCAAGTGGTAAAATGATGAGAGACAACTGTGTGGGGACAACGAGGACTACCTCACTTATTAGGAAAAAaactttggccccgttcgcttcgctgaaaaaataagctgaaacactgtttcggctgatttgttgtgagagaaaaacactgttccggctgaaaaaaataaactgaaaagtatggattataagagaagcaaacAGTGCCTTTATGTTTACCATTTCTTTAAGCCTCATTCTCTCTTCTACCATCCATTAACACCACTACACAAAGGATGTTGTCGTggttacaattgatttgtagaggcatTTTTTTCCACATGCCTCTACTCAAAGAGCGCCATATTCCTAGGTGCCCCTAAAAATCAATTTCTAGCGACGATTGATAATGTAGCCATCTTTTAAAACTAATTTCTAGTAAATCAGACataaaaattgaaaaatattCCTAGGAGAAGTCACATGTCCAATAATATTTCACACAAAATATTTGCGTGTGCAGTTcctaaattcaaactaaagaccTCTTGCCTCCCGCAAGCCTCTCCCACTATTATGCCAGAGTCACTTGTAACAAAGTGTAGGATGTTATCCTTTTGCATTTGGAAAAAATGCTATGA harbors:
- the LOC136538623 gene encoding cyclin-D5-1-like, encoding MGEAQEGCSAGCSFSLMCLEDGADLDAAAGSAESADDAGRLAAFLYSDAGEEDQEEYMDHLVSKESSFCCSPCSSSSPSPVFCDIAGAEPCLSSTASPDDWFRCARRATVEWIFETRAYFGFSHRTAYLAISYMDRFCLHRCMDRSVMPWAARLLAVACVSLAAKMEEYRAPALSEFRADDEYDFSSVCIRRMELLVLSTLGWRMGDVTPLDYLPCLSSRLPRDGGGGGGGLVAAKAAALIFSAAESASVLDYRPSTVAVAAVLAAAHGAMAKEALESKMSSLSPSCLLDKDDVHACYSTMLSESSSATPSKLAAKRPPPPTSSGSTTFSSVDAASSLEAAADSNKRSRLELPAVVGA